The genomic window TCTAATCGGAATGATGGATGTCGAAATAAACCGTTCTAATatgcttatttttaatttattttatgttatttaaataacaatttcacaaaaaatactCTAAAAACGTACTTGCTCTTGCTAATCGCAAAAAAAATTAGGACTCTGAGATCAAcctactaattaattattttttatcccaGGTAAAATAATCAAATGGATATGCGCATGCCTAGCGCAGATCTCGCCAAGCAGCGCTCGCGACACAGTGAAGCCACTGGCAGGCTCGTTGCTGCTGTGTTTAGCCGAGTTCGCAGTCAGGTGCGGACCCAACTACCTGATGCAGGAGAAGGATGGGGAACAGTCGCTGTTGCTTATGATATTTAAGGTCAGTTTCTTTAAGTAATTAACTGTGCTTCTAGGTATAAGTAGGTGTTTCCTAAGGTCCAGACTTCAGTAAAACGGATATTTTGGAAATAACCTATTGAAAGGCTCCGCTCTGGAACTTACTATAGAGTGGGCGGAGACAAGATGTTTGGATAACGATTTTCTActtattttttgaaaagttctgTCTTCTCTCCGCTGTTGTGGCATCGGAGCCCAaaggtattttgtatttttacttcTATGCTCGCTCCATTCGAAtgggtatttattttaagttcacGTATAggattatcaaataaaaacatcacgAAATACATTGTATTACTGCAATATATTCATACAAAACTGttacgaaaaaaatacaaacgttGACATTACAAAATAGTTAACAGTCAGCTGAGTGTAGTAAAACCTACACAACCGCTTAACAACATGTTTGATCAAACATTGGCCATACGAATGTTAGAACATTCTATTGTGGCCAAGTTTGTGcaaaccacggaggaaggaaggatgagcggagatgccgtaacacaggtaggtcaggcgccttattGTAGGTCAGCTAACCTTGTTGaagatcagttactagaactaacgaagctttcaggttccttgtcaaaacaagacaaatctgtcaaagatcGGCTTttatacatttgtttttttttttgtgcgaGTTCTAAATAAGGCGCGCGCGAAAGAGGAGCCccgaacacctgcattttgggGCGCTACTCTCTCAGAAAATTtcgcgttatgacatctccgataATCATTTTATTCTCCGTGGTACAAAGTTGGTGTTTATTGCTGGGGTTGTTCAACATGCTCCTGGGGCTGGAAGCCGTGCTCGTCGGCCACGAAGGTGACGGTGTAGGTCAGGCCGTCCGTGCCGATGTACTTGTAGCTGCCGGACACTTCGAGAGCCTGGTGGTCTTCGCTGATCTGCTTCAGGGTGCCCTTCTCTTGGCGAGATGTGCCGTCGCTTGTCTCGAAACTGGGAGCAAAATAgatagattaaataaataaaaaacaacggTTTTAGCAGATAAATTTGGGTTATAGGAAATAGGCTATTGATACCCAATATTGATTGATTTTTTGACGATTTAATATCTTCTAAATATGCAAGATATTATATCTGCATTTAAAATAGACTGCCTTCACAATATAAtggcattaaaaaaaataactttgcacGACAGTAGACTCAGTTAGAATTTACTGGAGGGTgcaaggttttttttaaataaattggatgGAGTCTACCGTAGAATATTCTAGAAAGAGAACTTACTCGAAGGTGTACCCATCGTGGGACACATCAGCGTCTTGCTTGAGGATGTATACAGGGTGTTCCGCGGGGGCTTGTCCGTGCTGTGGCGCCGCGGCCGCTACGGCGAATAAGGCGAGGGCGACGAGTACctgtcaattaattaattattattaacaagtTCATACAAATTTACCAAAAtatgattaataaaattatagagTAGCTTATGGCTTCACTCTAGACTGCCTCTAATTTTATATTGTGACCAAATGTGTAGTGTGATTTAGTTGCAACGTTAATGCCATATTATATTGGAAGTTTCAGAATTCTGCGGCAAACAACTCACAcaaagattttagttttttttaatcgataTTACCATATTGGCTCAAAAAATGTTTAAACGCTAATCACAAATCACAACACTATCACAAAACTTTCTCAATTTAAACACTGAAATCCTTATACTCACGATCTTCTGCATGTTGAGAATGTGTGGGTAGTTTGAGAGGAGATGAAACGGCTGAAAGCAGCTGTTGACTGTGCCTACTCCAACTACACCTGCCGTTTTAAACCCAAATCTCTGACCGGTGACAACACTATTCTTTCGTACGTAATAGGgtgctaataaataatatggcaaCGTACTAAGAAACTGTATGGTGATTGCATAAACAATTGTTTGTTCTTACAAAATACGCCCAGGCTATCTTGTTAGCGAATTTACATGAGTGGTATGGCGTTTGACCTATTTTTTGTGGAGGTTACATGGCAACAACAATTATGAATTCTTAATTAAGCAAATACTTGTTAAGCTAAAACTTACACTCTACCAACGTCTTATAATATGATTGCTTTGAAATAAATGATATCATACGTTTGTCATTTTGCTTCCACATAAATAGAAATGTGAGCACTTTCTTCTATACAAGCAATGGAATCAAAATCAATGAAGCACATATTtgttgtatatgtcaccgtaagattacaaacatcgttagattacaatctaccTCGAGAGATtttaaactgtcgaattattgtaaaccgtaacacctgattgcaatttaacgcattatttttcgctatattataatctatcgatgagaaattgtcaaattgtcaactgtccgaaagctctccctgattggtcagtctttttgtaagatcgagagcgatgtagagcggtcaaattgtcaactggcgtagaacggaatgcatcttgcgcgctgattggtagaacgtcaaaaaagacaatgttctttgcaactcccggtgtcacagctctttgacgtgcaaaaataagtgacggtttaattttttataaaatcaaaaattgtacttaatttttaagactcaaattacacacaattaaaaattgtattaaaaattgaagttagtgacgaaaacgaatcgctgcaaaaccgactccacgtagtcttgtctgccctacccctagagtgcaattcaaaaccgcgtaggcgcggaggggcgaggcggcctgcgagctgaggcgcaggtagtttcagcgctcgccgccgcggctgaggctggccggctcagccggccagcaagccgaagctgcggtggtgagcgtgaaaaccatctgcgacgataagctcgcatgggaccgccggagccccgcagcgccggagccgtgacagaagttatgcttgctgcatgttgcatgcttacttccatgctgggtcaattaatatgggatgtgttatattttaaacaaaaagctcagtaggtacgagttaaaaaattagaaggtaaataaatatttttattatgtcatttaatagtatttaagaagtttactgttagaatgcatgctaaaaatttagatgcaaaaaaataaccatcatgctgagttgtatttagagtggaagataactcgtggctaagatagtattatttagatgctcgacgctttattaattgtggctgacttagtaatttagaaggcaacatacatttttgggggcgaataatgatattaaaaagaagcctgtttaattagcaccccttttattttatttttaaatattagtttgtatttgaagacaaaatacctaactgtatttttataagagttatttttatataaatttaatacttgaagaatttttgaagagcatttattttatttaactgacacctctatttcattcctaactctacgggaactccatgggaacagaacggctggtcgtgattggtcgatcttacaaaaagactgaccaatcagagagagctttcggacagttgacaatttgacaatttctcatcgatagattataatatagcgaaaaataatgcgttaaattgcaatcagatgttacggttcacaataattcgacagtttacaatctctcgagatagattgtaatctaacgatgtttgtaatcttacggtaacatatatatttaCAAGCTCAAATATCGTTAGAATAGACTACTGTAAAAAATGCTAACATACATTCTTGCGCAAGCCTGAGCTagaagacgaccccaacatggttgggaaaagactcgggagaaGACGATGATGATACATTCGGGCGCCAAAATCCATCCTTATTTCTTtaaaactctttcgaaaaaaCACTTACTTCATACTTCATTAACAACATACTTGTTTGATTGCAGGTGCTCTACGTAGTAATGAAAGGTACTAACGGATCTGACATCGAAGGCCTATCCCTACCTGTTGACGAGGACTTTGACCCCAACATACAGCTGGACAACCTTGGACCCAAGACATCCCCTTCCTCTACCATAGACGTCAAACTTTGGGCACAAacggtatagatagttcaactcagatttgcgcgcggccctatgtgtgcgtcggcttgtaaatatacaactttcattcgtgtgacagtgtcGTCGTCCGaggatgacgtgttcttatcgctttttgttatgggtacagtcgtttacgaaaatgtctagttcttcacggagaaaatgtttaaggagtcaggtagcgtttcaaaaaatgaaacattcaaagctttttattattacattttacagtttttcattattttctcatacgttttttcaaattgacattgacagtatctaagaaataaatgaggtgaaatatctaagatgaattaaatacttcttacatattttctagctcggggtacgcggacaataaataaaagtgtggactaagaatgtaaaaagacgtataatctagtataataatgtaaacaaaatgtatggggaattttttaaaattatattgcttcgcataatgtcgaccaaaataagattgaaataatgaaactcataaatgaacgtttaattcAAACTGATGAAGGGGTGTTGGGTAATACCTgtagacatgtacaaaagaaaaaccaaatactatagacattttgacatgtcATGTGacagtcaaaatttataattgaccttggtgagagtagcgaatctgaaaattcatcatttatttttcaagtagcgattcagaatcattataaataaataaacattaaattacgtaataactgattttctttaaacagccttatacaacccctaaataactttatttgtacccgactgtacctcttgtcacgcacacaaagtcactgtatatgtacaagggttacccacacataaggccgcgcgcaagactgagttgaacttactataagttGATTGAACAGTTATGTGGTACTTAGTGTTAATTGTAATGGTTAATAGAGTAGGTTTGCTTAGAGTTAACTTCgtaaatgtttacaaattgtacctAATGTGGATCGTTGCACTTTAGTTTGAGAAGCTTATATAGGCGAAATCGATATTAGGAATAGCTTAAGATTAGTCAATGtgttatattatgtttattcaaattaaacatcaatatatttttataaagggATTCTTTAAATTCCAATTTTCGTCTAGAAGCAACATCGGTTGCCCTTGTTTAAAATATGCTTGACAAAAATTATCGAAACAAATTGAACATCACTATAATTACCACAGATATGCACGCAACTAGTGCTGTTCCTAGGCCACTGGCCTCTGTGGAACGGGTGGCAGGTATCATCGTCAGTGTGCGAGCAACACGACAGCCCCGCGCTGGGCGGCGAGCTCGGGCCCGCGGTGCTGTCGGCGCCGCACGTGCAGATGTTGCGTCTCAGTGACGCCACTCTAGCGTCGCTTATAGAGCTGCCCGCGCTCGATATGCCGGCTGCCACTACACCAGGTAACATACAATGTTGttgagtaaaatataaaatactagcttccgccagcggcttcgcccgcgtggtgtgttgataaaaagtagcctatgtgttaatccagggtatcacctatctacataccaaatttcaatgaaatcgttccagccgtttttgcgtgattaaataacaaacatacatccatacattctcacaaactttcacatttataatataagtaggatatcgTCGCTAGTGGGAGAAGTTATCAACATCTACAGTAAAgaagtaaatgaaaaaatatagtcATCTTTCCTTCCCTCCCATTATCACTAAAACGTTTGAGTTTGAATGTATAATCCGCGACGTTACCAGATAAGTTGTATTCAATTTCTGACTATAATCTTTGAATTTCGAATGATTGGGTCAAAAGTTAAGTCATATTATATCAATATCCTGACGAAGACAAGCCCTTTCTTCACGAAATCCTCTTCACTGCattatatctagtatttttattgaatcttCCCAGGCCTAATGACGTCAGAGAAGCAAGTGCGAGTGCTACTGCGTGACATCGCCGGCAAGGCGTGTTGGGATGCCTCGGCATTGTACTATGACCCTTCTATAGCCTCGTCTGAGACCGTGGAACCACTTGAAATGCCTGACAGGTAACCTACAGCACGATGACGTtgtttaaaactagcttctagCTTCTAAGCTGaaaaccttcctcgataaataggctatgaAATATGACATTACCTATAAGACAAGTAAGATCTCTATCTTACTTGTCTTATAGGTAATGTTACTCTTAACAACGAAATGTTCCAAATCGATTGAGTATTTTCTGACATTAGCgtattcaaacaaactctttacctatatgttatattatttatgtaaattatattttattgttgtgtaGTATGGAATGTCCAAGAGACAACACCCTGTCGTCTCTCCCGCCGCCCCTGCCCCCGGATCTATTGCCGGACTACAAGAATTGCCCGCCCGATAAACACCAACTGGACCATGTAAGTCATTAAATATCTTACcactttatttcattttgtactTAAGTTCCTTGTATTTGTTCAAATAGCTTTCTGGCACTTGTATAATTTCTCTGTAGCATCGAGTCTGCCAAGTACCTACGTCCAAATCATATTGCGCTTACATTtctgaaattattgttaagttacaTACAGTTGCCGTcatataacttttttttctgAAGTTTCTGATTTGACGCTACACTACAGACATACATTACAGTGCTTTCACACCAGCTAATTTTATACTCGATTTTTATATGCGCGACAAATTCTAATCGACAAAAATCTGTCGCGAGGTTTCACGTGTCATCGTTTGCATCAGTTGTTGTCAATTGTTATCGAATAAGTATACTCACAAGTTCACAAACCACTGCGAATGATGAGAATTGCAATCCCCTTTTTCCTCCCAGGTATTAGCGTACATCGGTCACACTTCACCAGAGGTAGTGTGTGGCAGGCGACTGGACGAGGCGGGTCCGTCGCCGCTGCCGCCCGGCGCGGAGGACGAACTCGTCGCCTCCTTAGTAGCTCACCGGAACAGTGAGCGACAGTACCTCGCTACCAGAGATAGGTAAGGGTAGAGGTATATAAGCTATCTAAAATATTCTTGTTTGCTAATTAGGTTCAAAATTAAAGTTGTGAAGTATCAATGTAACTGGTATTGGGAGTGTTTTAGCCTCGATTTATTGTACCCCGAAATGGAATGGAAGCGACCTTTTGAAAACATGGTataatgaaccttatgtcaattGTATAACGTTTTAGATAagagtgaaaaaaatatttggagtgtCCGAGAGAGCTGTGTAAATTGAGCCCTGCATTTTTGCACTCTCATAATTGTACTACAACATAAGACGATTAGCAACTATACTTGCATTACAATCCGCTGGAAAACTACGTCAGGACTGTGACGAGTCGTATCATAAAGCATAACTTACACACTGAAACTGTATTTACTCATCACCAATTTTACCCCTCAGCACATCAACCAGTCTCGAAGAAGAGGAGACGGTATCCCTCTGGTCCCGCGCGTCGTCGCGGCCCTTCGGCGTGTGTCGCGCACTGGCGGCACAACTCGGCACGCTGGCGCCGGCCAGACGCACTCACGCGCATCTGCTGCGCAGGACCGACCGGTTGCTGAGGGAGCTCAGGAACTTGGATGCGCAGAggtaataatgaaaattataatttttagtattttttgaggaaaaatgtttgaaaaaaaaatgacggGTGTTCAATCATGGCCCGAGCGGCTGTTAATCATCAGCCAATAACTACTCTTCAACCTCCAATTTCATAAAATCGtatcattttgttttagatGTCGCGAAACGCACAAGGTAGCAGTGATTTACGTGGGCAAGGGACAGGAGACGCGCAATGAAATACTCTCTAATAGGTGCGGCAGTCCTGCGTATGAAGCGTTCCTTGCTGCACTTGCTTGGGAGGTATGTACTAGTaaccataatataattttagctcGTGAAAAATATATAGCTTTTCCCAATATCCTGTCCTTGTTCTTTTGCTTTctagataaattattttgacaatagcccatacaagtaatgttaAACTCAACCCAAAAAGAGACTTTGGTTAAGGTTATCCTACGACATCTCCATATAATACCCTCTATTATGACTGATATTCGGTGTCAATAAATAATCAGCAATATTAGACTCTAAATAAATGACGGCTTAAAGCCGACAAACGATCATGGATTGCATTCTTAATAATTCTCGCAAAGGCAATATTAACCATAGCGCAAAATCGAGCATACTATACTAgacttttttactttaaataacaGTCCAAAATATCGATAACAATTCCCCACATTATCTTCCCACACCTTCCTCGCTTTATTCGCATCACTTCAACATTCATTGTTCTGACCAGGTGGAGCTAGAAAGTCACGTGGGCTTCACGGGAGGtctgcgcggcggcggcggcggcggggtgTCGGCGCCCTACCTCGCCAGCCTCACGCTAGAAGCACTGTTCCACGTCGCCACGCGCATGCCCGCCGACTCGCCTGATGCTATACTTAATAAGGTGATGTTACATTACTttgtattcatcatcatcttccgagcctttttcccaatcatgttggggtcgccttccagtctaaccggattcagctgagtaccagtgctttacaataagcgactgcctatctgatctcctcaacccagttacccgggcaacccgataccccttggttagactggtgtcagacttactggcttctgactacccgtaacgactgccaaggatgttcaatgacagccgggacctacagtttaacgtgccatccgaaatacagccaatggtgtctaagatatacttagaaagtacatgcaaacttagaaaagttgcattggtacttgcctgacctgggatcgaacccgcgccctcatacttgagaggttggtcctttacccactaggccaccacgactttacttTGTATTGcagaaataatttgtatttggcGACTACTCGAATGATATAGGCATGTCGATGTTGCTAACATCGCTCTACTCTATCTATCGATAATAGTAGACATGGAAAATAtagtgaatatatttttgtgtccggcatttgttttttttttttagcagcTCGTGATCTATTTCTTATGCGAGAGAGGTATGAatgtgtttgtatgtatgaGTGGTGCTATATAATTTGTCAAGCATCAAAAGTCGATACCAATTTAACCGAGGTTACGTGATGCTCAATCACCGAGCTTACGTGATGCATCACGTAAGCTCGGTCAAATTGGTATCGACGTTGATGTTGATGGATTTTCTCGATTATAACTAAacattttggtaaaaaaaactcTCAAGTATCTAGATAGAATACTGTTCACTACGATGCATAATACCAAAGATTATTCCCACAGACTCGACACCTGGGTAACGATGAAGTCCACGAGGTGTGGAGCGAGCACTGGCGGCCCTACAAACGCGACACGCTGCCCACGCAGTTCTGTGACGTGCTCATAGTGCTGTACCCTCTGCCCGGCGGCCTGCTGCGCTGTACCGTGTCCCGGAAGCCTGACGTGAGTAGTGATGTACTGTCATATCGATAGTTATAGTGGGCCCTACAAGCGCGACACGCTGCCCACGCAGTTCTGTGACGTGCTCATAGTGCTGTACCCTCTGCCCGGCGGCTTGCTGCGCTGTACCGTGTCGCGGAAGCCTGACGTGAGTAGTGATGTGCTGTCATATCGATAGTTATAGTAGGATTATCGATAATGGATATGCTGTTTTAACTTCAATAATAACGTATGGTAAAGGCTGAGGTATTGTGTAATTAGTAGTTGTGTTCCTAAAGCAACTTTTGTTATAgaataaaaattgaaatgtattaattttattgataaaattagTTAATTAGTCGACatagataattttttttttttacgttaaaGGTCACCGCGTAACAGCCAAAATCTCCGAACAAAATAATGCGAACGTGCGTCAGTTGACGCTATTATGTAAACGGTGAACAAAACCATATATTCTCAACATATCTGACTGATACCTTCAGGTATGCGTATTCGGCCCCCTGTGGGAAGAATGCATCATCCGCGTGAGCTGCGTGGCCGCCCTAGTGCGCGGCGCGGCGGTGGCGGGCGGGCGCGCGGTGCGGGCGGGCATGGCGCTGTACCAGCACGCCTACGCCGAGCGCTCCCGCGAGCTCGACGCGCTCGTCCGAGCCCACACGCTCCCCTCCACCTTCGAGACCTTCGTCGAGCGACTCCGCGACCCCGTCCCCGCGACCCAGCCGCACGGTAACGCCCCAACCCGACCCACTCGGCGACGACAACTCACTTAGGTTTTacccttttttttattttgtacgtGTACATTGTTTTAGGGTATATGTTCATTGGTTGAGTTATAAAGATCACTTTTGCTTGGTTATAAATGGTACGCTTATTTTATGCTGCGAATCCGAAATtctatgataaataaaaatggctttttAGACGTGTCATCATCAACCGCCTTGTATAGTTACTGGCACGAatattgagctctgaccttctcttcacctgcgcagaagtaattcattgggtcccttttgtggtatgaagtgaggcgcgggggcgggctaaagcggtgattggtccgcagtgcatcgcgtcatagccgtgactagggattggttctttgctaattaATAATCACTTCCGCGcggatgtaggtcagagctcaagattcgtgccgataactataattacCAAGTACATAGTTAGTGATTTAATAACATCGACATAGAAAAAAACTGCACAGTAACGCCCCCAGCCGTCCCAATCGGCGACGACAACCCACTTAGGTTTTacccttttgttttttttttaattcgcctcggtggttttttgttttatacgtgTATATTTTTTGGGGTATATCGATTGTGTCATACcttatcacattaaatcctatcacatatactttatgaattttaaaaaaattactgaatgcattcagtggtttggccacagaAGTggtttttcgttttcataatttacaacttcatgtgtaaagcaaagataaagttaggagtattgaTTGTGACCATTTGACAGCTgttagttttcaagggagaatttcccttgtttgtaatgactgattCTTATATGGTGTTGTAAACTTGCagaattttattctatttactttgtttgaaataatcttttatttttatttttgcgtattttttttttctttgtgctaccTAATCAACACGTATTAACCAGTAtgttaacgtatttaatttaatgtgattaggtacaatACACTTAGAACCTATGTTCATTCTTGAAGTTATAAAGATCATTTTTGTACTGCTTCCGAATGGGTCATAAATGGTACGCTTATTTTATGCTGCGATTCCAAAATTCTGTGATAAAAATAGCTTCTTAAACGGGTATTATCGCCATCGACctcataatattattgtaattacatATTAGTTAGTGTAATAATATCGACATCGAAAAAAAACTGCCACCTAACCTGCTTATACTAACCGTAAGAATAGCATTGTGTGTATTTTACTACTGTATGGTTGAGCAAAATATTAATGAGCATTATGTTGTGTTAATAGATCAAGGCACGGGTCGTCTGGCGGCGGCGTTGCTGGACCACGGCGCGAGCGCGTGGGCGGGCAGCGGCGACACGCACGGGGTGTCCCCGCGGCCCTCCAAGCGCCTCGGCCCCTTCAAGCGGCCCCCGCACAACGCTCACCCCGCCCCGCATACAGCGCCGCCTCTAACCGCCCCGCCCCCGCTCTCCGCGCCCTCCTC from Helicoverpa zea isolate HzStark_Cry1AcR chromosome 20, ilHelZeax1.1, whole genome shotgun sequence includes these protein-coding regions:
- the LOC124640509 gene encoding endocuticle structural glycoprotein ABD-5-like yields the protein MQKIVLVALALFAVAAAAPQHGQAPAEHPVYILKQDADVSHDGYTFDFETSDGTSRQEKGTLKQISEDHQALEVSGSYKYIGTDGLTYTVTFVADEHGFQPQEHVEQPQQ